In Campylobacter sp. MIT 12-8780, the DNA window CGCTCAAAAGAAAGGATCATCATCGAAGCAGAGGATGGAAGCACAAGTGAATATCTTATCAACAATTCAAAGCATATTCAAGTGCGAAATGGCGAGTTTATCCATGCTGGTGAAAAGCTTACTGATGGGGTTATCTCAAGTCATGATGTGCTTAAAATTTTAGGCGAAAAAGCCTTGCACCATTATTTGATAAGCGAAATTCAACAAGTCTATCGCGGACAAGGGGTTGTGATCTCTGATAAGCATATCGAAGTGATCGTTTCTCAAATGCTCAGGCAAGTTAAGGTTGTTGATAGTGGCAATACTAAATTTATCATCGGTGATTTTGTTTCGCGTCGTAAATTTAGAGAAGAAAATGAACGCATAGTGGCTATGGGTGGCGAGCCAGCTATCGCTGAACCGGTATTGCTTGGGGTGACTAGGGCAGCTATTGGTTCTGATAGTGTGATCTCAGCAGCATCTTTCCAAGAAACAACAAAAGTGCTTACAGAAGCAAGCATAGCTGGTAAATTTGACTTCTTAGAAGACTTAAAAGAAAATGTTATCTTAGGAAGAATGATCCCAGTAGGCACAGGGCTATATCAAGAAGAAAAAATTCGCCTCAAAGAAGAAGAATAAACTTCTAAACCTTTAACCAAAAGTAAGCATTAGCGAACTTTTGGTTCTTGGCTCCATTTGATTTAAAGAAAAATCAAGTTTTTTATATGTTAATCGAATTTATATTATTTTTTTTATTTGCAATGAGAAAATTTTAGAGGGTGGCTTTAAATAAAAAAGAGATAAAGTAGGGCAGACTCTAAAGAGGCGCGAGAAAGCAAGCTGTAAAGAAAGATAAATGCTTAATTACCACTCTAAAAAAATACATGATAAAGATAAGTTTTATTTTTGCTTAAAAAAAAGAAGGAATTTCAAGCCTAAAAGCTTGAAATTGAAGTTTTATGCTAGATAATCATTAATGATAACGCCATCATTTAGCCCCACAACTATGCTTGCGCCATTTTTTGTAGCGATATCGCCAGCTACAAATATGCCTTTAACATTGCTTTGTTTATGTGCGTCAAATACAGGCACGCCTTTGTCATCAACTTCTATGCCACATTTTTGTAAAAAATCCACCGGCGTAGAACCACCGATCGCATAAATGGCTCTATCATATACTTCGCTACTGCCGTCATTGAAGAGCATTTTTACCTTACCATTTTCATCTTGGACTTCGCTAATATCAACGCCGAGCTTAAGTGTGATTTTACCTTCTTTAGCAGCCGTTTCTACATCGTTTAGATTGATATCATTAAGCCTTGTGAATTTATCTCTTCTATAACAAAGCGTAACTTTGTGTTTGCTTGCAAGATCAACAGCATATTCAGCCGCTGAGTTTCCACCGCCTATGATAATGATTTTTTCGCCCTCTTGCACGCTGTTTGCGTTGAAATTGACGACTTTATTTAAAGTGGCTGGGATTTTATAGTCTGGTTTGTTTGGTTTGCCCATTCTGCCTATAGCGACGATGATATTTTTGCATTCATAGCTCTGTTTTGGTGTAGTGATGATGAAATTTTCTCCGCTTTTTTTCACACTTTCAACTTCGCTGTTAAGCTCAAGTTCTATATTGTTTGCTTTTAAGGCTTCTTCAAAGGTTGCAAGCGAGCTTTCTTTGGTGCCGTCTTCAAAAGGGATATGTCCGCGGTTTGTGCTATCATGCCCTTTATACTCTTTATCAACTCTTTTGCCATCTTTATAAAATTTCACAAAGGTTTGGCATATAGCATCAGCTTTTTCAAGCAAAACAACTTCTTTACCCTTAAGCTTTGCTTCTACGGCTGCTCCAATGCCAGCTGGACCAGCACCTATAACGATAAGATCAACTTTTTTCATACTCAAAATACCTTTCTTGATAAAATTTTTGTATAATGTATCAAATTTTTTATAAACAAAGGATTAAAAATGCGTCAAAGCCTTGAAAAACTTAAGAAAAATACACAAAAATTACTCGAACTTAATCCAAGCCAAAAAGAAAAAATCATACTCGCTCTTGCTCAAGCTTTGCGTGAAAAAACACATTTGATTTTAAGAGCAAACGAAAAAGATTTGGCAAATTTTAACAAAAATGAAGCTTTTAAAGATCGCTTAAAACTTGATGAAAAAAGACTTGAAGCGCTTTGCAAAGGCTTAGAAACGATCGCTTTTTTGCCTGATCCTGTTGGTAGGGTGCTTGAGGGCTGGGTAAATTATGCTGGTTTAAAGATAGAAAAAGTGAGCATTC includes these proteins:
- a CDS encoding NAD(P)-binding domain-containing protein, whose product is MKKVDLIVIGAGPAGIGAAVEAKLKGKEVVLLEKADAICQTFVKFYKDGKRVDKEYKGHDSTNRGHIPFEDGTKESSLATFEEALKANNIELELNSEVESVKKSGENFIITTPKQSYECKNIIVAIGRMGKPNKPDYKIPATLNKVVNFNANSVQEGEKIIIIGGGNSAAEYAVDLASKHKVTLCYRRDKFTRLNDINLNDVETAAKEGKITLKLGVDISEVQDENGKVKMLFNDGSSEVYDRAIYAIGGSTPVDFLQKCGIEVDDKGVPVFDAHKQSNVKGIFVAGDIATKNGASIVVGLNDGVIINDYLA